From a region of the Erinaceus europaeus chromosome 14, mEriEur2.1, whole genome shotgun sequence genome:
- the PRKCI gene encoding protein kinase C iota type isoform X4 codes for MNTRESGKASSSLGLQDFDLLRVIGRGSYAKVLLVRLKKTDRIYAMKVVKKELVNDDEDIDWVQTEKHVFEQASNHPFLVGLHSCFQTESRLFFVIEYVNGGDLMFHMQRQRKLPEEHARFYSAEISLALNYLHERGIIYRDLKLDNVLLDSEGHIKLTDYGMCKEGLRPGDTTSTFCGTPNYIAPEILRGEDYGFSVDWWALGVLMFEMMAGRSPFDIVGSSDNPDQNTEDYLFQVILEKQIRIPRSLSVKAASVLKSFLNKDPKERLGCHPQTGFADIQGHPFFRNVDWDMMEQKQLVPPFKPNISGEFGLDNFDSQFTNEPVQLTPDDDDIVRKIDQSEFEGFEYINPLLMSAEECV; via the exons ATGAACACGAGAGAGAGTGGCAAGGCTTCCTCCAGCTTAGGTCTTCAGGACTTTGACTTGCTCCGGGTGATAGGAAGAGGAAGCTATGCCAAGGTCCTGCTAGTACGATTAAAAAAAACAGATCGTATTTACGCCATGAAGGTTGTGAAAAAAGAGCTCGTCAACGATGATGAG GATATTGACTGGGTACAGACAGAGAAGCATGTTTTTGAGCAGGCATCCAACCATCCTTTTCTTGTTGGGCTACATTCTTGCTTTCAAACCGAAAGCAG ATTGTTCTTTGTTATAGAGTATGTAAATGGAGGAGATCTTATGTTTCATATGCAGCGACAAAGAAAGCTTCCCGAAGAACATGCTAG attttattctGCAGAAATCAGTCTAGCATTAAATTATCTTCATGAACGAGGGATAATTTACAGAGATTTGAAACTGGACAATGTATTGCTGGATTCTGAAGGACACATCAAACTCACTGACTACGGCATGTGTAAG GAAGGATTACGGCCCGGAGACACAACCAGTACCTTCTGTGGCACTCCCAATTACATCGCTCCTGAGATCTTACGAGGAGAAGATTATG GTTTCAGCGTGGACTGGTGGGCTCTGGGAGTCCTTATGTTTGAGATGATGGCAGGAAGGTCCCCATTTGATATTGTTGGGAGTTCTGACAACCCCGATCAAAACACAGAGGACTATCTCTTCCAAG ttaTCTTGGAAAAACAAATCCGCATACCACGTTCTCTGTCTGTAAAAGCTGCAAGTGTCCTGAAGAGTTTTCTCAACAAG GACCCAAAGGAACGGTTGGGCTGTCATCCTCAAACAGGATTTGCGGACATTCAGGGACATCCATTTTTCCGAAATGTTGACTGGGATATG ATGGAGCAGAAGCAGTTGGTGCCTCCCTTTAAGCCAAATATTTCTGGGGAATTTGGTTTGGACAATTTCGATTCTCAGTTTACCAACGAACCTGTGCAGCTAACTCCAGATGATGA CGACATTGTGAGGAAGATCGATCAGTCTGAGTTCGAAGGCTTTGAGTACATCAACCCTCTCCTGATGTCTGCGGAAGAATGCGTCTGA